Proteins encoded in a region of the Vicia villosa cultivar HV-30 ecotype Madison, WI linkage group LG5, Vvil1.0, whole genome shotgun sequence genome:
- the LOC131601048 gene encoding V-type proton ATPase catalytic subunit A, with translation MPAVVGGRMTTFEDSEKESEYGYVRKVSGPVVVADGMNGAAMYELVRVGRDNLIGEIIRLEGDSATIQVYEETAGLMVNDPVLRTHKPLSVELGPGILGNIFDGIQRPLKTIARISADVYIPRGVSVPALDKDTLWEFQPKKIGEGDLLTGGDLYATVFENSLMEHRVALPPDAMGKVTYVAPAGQYSLKDTVLELEFQGVKKKFTMLQSWPVRTPRPVASKLAADTPLLTGQRVLDALFPSVLGGTCAIPGAFGCGKTVISQALSKYSNSDAVIYVGCGERGNEMAEVLMDFPQLTMTLPDGREESVMKRTTLVANTSNMPVAAREASIYTGITLAEYFRDMGYNVSMMADSTSRWAEALREISGRLAEMPADSGYPAYLAARLASFYERAGKVKCLGGPERTGSVTIVGAVSPPGGDFSDPVTSATLSIVQVFWGLDKKLAQRKHFPSVNWLISYSKYSTALESFYEQFDPDFINIRTRAREVLQREDDLNEIVQLVGKDALAEGDKITLETAKLLREDYLAQNAFTPYDKFCPFYKSVWMMRNIIHFYNLANQAVERGAGTDGQKITYTLIKHRLGDLFYRLVSQKFEDPAEGESALVAKFTQLHEDLTNGFRNLEDEAR, from the exons ATGCCTGCCGTTGTTGGAGGTCGCATGACCACTTTCGAAGACTCCGAGAAGGAGAGTGAATACGGTTACGTTCGCAAG GTATCTGGACCTGTCGTGGTTGCAGATGGCATGAATGGAGCTGCTATGTATGAATTGGTGCGTGTTGGTCGTGATAATCTCATTGGTGAAATTATTCGTTTGGAAGGGGATTCTGCCACTATCCAAG TTTACGAGGAAACTGCTGGGTTGATGGTTAATGACCCGGTGTTACGTACACACAAG CCATTGTCTGTGGAGTTGGGACCTGGAATATTGGGAAATATTTTTGATGGAATTCAG AGGCCTTTGAAAACCATTGCAAGAATATCTGCTGATGTCTATATTCCCCGTGGTGTTTCTGTTCCCGCTCTTGACAAAGATACACTTTGGGAATTTCAGCCTAAGAAAATTG GTGAAGGAGACCTATTAACTGGTGGAGACTTATACGCT ACTGTTTTCGAGAACAGTTTAATGGAACACCGTGTTGCACTTCCTCCTGATGCCATGGGAAAGGTTACCTACGTAGCACCGGCTGGCCAATATTCCTTGAAG GATACTGTGTTGGAGCTTGAGTTTCAAGGTGTAAAAAAGAAGTTCACCATGCTTCAG AGTTGGCCTGTACGTACACCAAGGCCTGTTGCATCAAAACTTGCAGCTGATACTCCTCTTCTTACTGGTCAA CGTGTTCTTGATGCCCTTTTCCCCTCAGTACTTGGTGGGACTTGTGCCATACCCGGAGCTTTCGGTTGTGGAAAAACTGTCATTAGTCAAGCTCTTTCTAAG TATTCAAATTCTGATGCTGTCATTTACGTTGGTTGTGGAGAACGTGGAAATGAAATGGCTGAG GTTCTGATGGACTTTCCACAACTTACAATGACATTACCTGATGGTCGTGAAGAGTCTGTCATGAAGCGTACAACACTTGTGGCTAACACTTCAAACATGCCTGTGGCTGCTCGTGAAGCTTCAATTTATACAG GAATCACTTTAGCTGAGTATTTCAGAGATATGGGTTACAATGTCAGTATGATGGCAGATTCTACATCTAGATGGGCAGAAGCATTGCGTGAAATCTCAGGACGACTG GCGGAAATGCCTGCTGATAGTGGATATCCTGCTTACCTTGCTGCACGTTTAGCTTCTTTCTATGAACGTGCTGGgaaagtaaaatgtcttggaGGTCCTGAAAGAACAGGTAGTGTAACAATTGTTGGTGCTGTTTCTCCACCTGGAGGAGATTTCTCAGATCCCGTGACATCTGCAACTCTCAGCATAGTTCAG GTTTTCTGGGGTTTGGACAAAAAGCTTGCACAGAGGAAGCACTTTCCATCTGTGAACTGGCTTATATCTTATTCAAAGTACTCCACG GCACTCGAATCCTTTTATGAGCAATTTGATCCAGATTTTATAAACATTAGGACAAGGGCTCGTGAAGTTCTACAAAGAGAAGACGATCTTAATGAAATTGTCCAG CTTGTAGGAAAGGATGCTTTAGCTGAAGGAGATAAGATCACCTTAGAAACTGCAAAACTTTTGCGAGAGGATTACCTTGCTCAAAATGCTTTTACGCC ATATGACAAGTTCTGTCCTTTCTACAAGTCTGTCTGGATGATGCGCAACATTATTCATTTCTACAATTTGGCAAATCAG GCAGTAGAGAGGGGAGCTGGTACTGATGGTCAAAAGATAACTTATACCCTGATCAAGCATCGCTTGGGAGATCTCTTCTATCGTTTAGT GTCTCAGAAATTTGAGGATCCTGCTGAAGGGGAATCTGCTTTGGTTGCCAAATTTACTCAGCTCCATGAGGACCTGACTAACGGTTTCCGCAACCTTGAGGATGAAGCCCGATAA